Proteins encoded within one genomic window of Halomonas sp. YLGW01:
- the dctP gene encoding TRAP transporter substrate-binding protein DctP: protein MQDDKHSSRRASSADTFTSVPASRRSFLKTAALGSAAAAAAPWIGNTQAQEGIRIRMQSSWPPGTPGYRIFEEWAKGVVEATSGEVSIEPFPAGAVAGAFEVADAVRNGVLDGQNWFTVYWPGKMPAGVFLTAYPMGLSMPHQWDIMFGAYGGFDLAKDLYRKQGQELLGYVHHDMNLIHSKKPLRSFDDFQGIKLRMPGGIVAETFAAAGARTTLLPGSEVYPALEKGTIDAADYTGAANNYELGFWQVADYIIMGPPSTPCLHQAVDLMDISVNRRVFERMSPQVQDLMHDLVAAYSREHYAAIQKANAEAWPKYKEKGVEVIHLTENDADRFREIAVPLWFKWANKDKDAARLFKAHLDTMMDPAVALITPEDIKDYELNL, encoded by the coding sequence ATGCAAGACGACAAGCATTCTTCTCGCCGCGCCTCATCGGCCGACACCTTTACCAGCGTCCCGGCCAGTCGCCGTAGCTTCCTGAAGACGGCTGCGCTCGGTTCCGCCGCCGCCGCGGCGGCCCCCTGGATCGGCAATACCCAGGCACAGGAGGGGATTCGCATTCGCATGCAGTCTTCCTGGCCGCCGGGCACCCCGGGTTATCGCATCTTCGAGGAGTGGGCCAAGGGGGTCGTCGAGGCGACCAGCGGTGAAGTGAGCATCGAGCCCTTCCCTGCGGGGGCCGTGGCCGGTGCCTTCGAGGTCGCCGATGCGGTGCGTAACGGCGTACTGGATGGGCAGAACTGGTTCACCGTCTACTGGCCGGGCAAGATGCCCGCCGGCGTGTTCCTGACCGCCTATCCGATGGGCCTGTCGATGCCCCATCAGTGGGACATCATGTTCGGTGCCTACGGAGGTTTCGACCTCGCCAAGGACCTGTACCGCAAGCAGGGCCAGGAGCTGCTGGGCTATGTCCACCATGACATGAACCTGATCCACTCCAAGAAACCGTTGCGCAGCTTCGATGACTTCCAGGGGATCAAGCTGCGCATGCCGGGTGGCATCGTTGCCGAGACCTTCGCCGCGGCCGGCGCTCGCACCACCCTGCTGCCAGGCTCCGAGGTGTATCCGGCGCTGGAGAAGGGCACCATCGACGCCGCCGACTACACGGGCGCGGCCAACAACTACGAGCTGGGGTTCTGGCAAGTCGCCGACTACATCATCATGGGCCCGCCCTCCACGCCCTGCCTGCACCAGGCGGTCGACCTCATGGATATCTCGGTCAACCGCCGCGTGTTCGAACGCATGTCTCCCCAGGTCCAGGATCTGATGCACGACCTGGTGGCCGCCTACTCCCGGGAGCACTACGCGGCGATCCAGAAGGCCAACGCCGAGGCCTGGCCGAAGTACAAGGAGAAGGGCGTCGAGGTCATCCACCTCACGGAAAACGATGCCGACCGCTTCCGTGAGATTGCCGTGCCGCTGTGGTTCAAGTGGGCCAACAAGGACAAGGACGCGGCTCGTCTCTTCAAGGCGCATCTGGACACCATGATGGATCCGGCGGTGGCGCTGATCACGCCGGAAGACATCAAGGACTACGAGCTCAACCTGTAA
- a CDS encoding TRAP transporter large permease subunit has protein sequence MTLEINFVLPHWLYWSVLGLLPLVVMFFVDRSFRRGARVDGGDTAEVPAGEGQGGDIPYRPPGNLFTTLVDRLSGFSGRYVAYWALIAPFAFAYEVLLRYAFNSPTNWVHESMTLMFGMQYLVAGAFALREGGHVRVDILYQRARPVNKAALDVMTSVFFFIFTIALMVTGWKFFSQSVSDEYFFGSSYANETSFTEWAIQFYPVKFMLFFGALLLLLQGFGQLIRDVQSLRHHWRLHQGSRTFARVMLLLAVLLGGWTLFEMVNVAVTDYESLPFSLENSLSTVGIGSLTLVMFGALMVVLVAGLPLAFVTGGLGVVFLYLVGDQFMLNLMPSRIFPMMTNYQLSAIPLFIFMASVLEKAGIIEELFDVVYKWMGGLKAGLAIATVIASTLLAAMVGVIGAAVVTMGLIALPAMLKRNYNPEIAIGSIMAGGTLGILIPPSILAIIYGVIAQQSVGELYLGSLIPGLLLAFMYGFYCWLRGTLNIELAPPMPVEDRVDMQEKLRLLRNMLAPIILVILVLGIIFTGIATPVEAAGVGTFGSLIVAAMHRRLTWPNLHAACMTTLVASAMVMWIIFGASIFVGFYILQGGQTFVQELISGAGLGPYAVLALMMVLLVALGMFLDWVGILLLAVPIFVPLIQGLSFDGVFGLPGVAPADVSLWFGVIYLVNMQMSFLSPPFGYALFYIKGVCPPHITMAQIFRSSFPFLGIQALGLLLVILFPALVTWLPNLAYG, from the coding sequence ATGACTCTTGAGATCAATTTTGTCCTGCCGCACTGGCTCTACTGGTCGGTGCTTGGGTTGCTGCCACTGGTGGTGATGTTCTTCGTCGACCGCAGCTTCCGCCGCGGGGCCCGCGTCGATGGCGGGGACACCGCCGAAGTGCCCGCCGGAGAAGGACAAGGGGGCGATATCCCCTACCGGCCCCCCGGCAACCTGTTCACGACACTCGTCGACCGGCTGTCCGGGTTTTCCGGGCGCTATGTGGCCTACTGGGCGCTGATTGCACCCTTCGCTTTCGCCTACGAGGTGCTGCTGCGCTATGCCTTCAACTCGCCGACCAACTGGGTGCACGAGTCGATGACGCTGATGTTCGGCATGCAGTACCTGGTGGCGGGTGCCTTTGCCCTGCGCGAGGGCGGGCATGTGCGCGTCGATATCCTCTACCAGCGCGCCAGGCCGGTGAACAAGGCGGCGCTGGACGTGATGACCTCGGTGTTCTTCTTCATCTTCACCATCGCCCTGATGGTGACCGGCTGGAAGTTCTTCTCCCAGTCGGTGAGCGATGAGTACTTCTTCGGCTCGAGCTATGCCAACGAGACCTCCTTCACCGAATGGGCGATCCAGTTCTACCCGGTCAAGTTCATGCTCTTCTTCGGTGCCTTGCTGCTGCTGCTGCAGGGCTTCGGCCAGCTGATCCGTGACGTTCAGTCCCTGCGCCATCACTGGCGGCTGCACCAAGGCAGTCGCACCTTCGCCCGGGTGATGCTGCTGCTCGCCGTGCTCCTGGGAGGCTGGACCCTGTTCGAGATGGTCAACGTCGCGGTGACCGACTATGAAAGCCTGCCGTTCAGCCTAGAGAATAGCCTGAGCACCGTCGGCATCGGTAGCCTGACGCTGGTGATGTTTGGTGCCCTGATGGTGGTGCTGGTAGCGGGCCTGCCGCTGGCCTTCGTCACCGGTGGCCTGGGGGTGGTCTTCCTCTATCTGGTCGGCGATCAGTTCATGTTGAACCTGATGCCGTCACGCATCTTCCCGATGATGACCAACTACCAGCTGTCGGCCATTCCACTGTTCATCTTCATGGCCTCGGTCCTGGAGAAGGCCGGCATCATCGAGGAGCTATTCGACGTCGTCTACAAGTGGATGGGCGGGCTGAAGGCGGGGCTGGCCATCGCCACCGTCATCGCCTCTACCCTGCTGGCCGCCATGGTGGGCGTCATCGGGGCCGCCGTGGTTACCATGGGGCTGATCGCCCTGCCGGCGATGCTCAAGCGAAACTACAACCCGGAGATCGCCATCGGCTCGATTATGGCGGGAGGGACGCTCGGGATTCTGATCCCGCCGTCGATCCTTGCCATCATCTACGGCGTCATCGCCCAGCAGTCGGTGGGCGAGCTGTACCTGGGCTCGCTGATTCCCGGCCTGCTACTGGCCTTCATGTACGGTTTCTACTGCTGGCTGCGCGGCACCCTGAATATCGAGCTGGCGCCGCCGATGCCGGTCGAGGACCGGGTCGACATGCAGGAGAAGCTGCGCCTGCTGCGCAACATGCTGGCGCCGATCATCCTGGTGATCCTGGTGCTCGGCATCATCTTCACCGGCATCGCCACGCCGGTGGAGGCGGCCGGCGTCGGCACCTTCGGCTCCCTGATCGTGGCCGCCATGCATCGGCGCCTGACCTGGCCGAACCTGCATGCCGCCTGCATGACCACCCTGGTCGCCTCGGCGATGGTGATGTGGATCATCTTCGGGGCCAGCATCTTCGTCGGCTTCTATATCCTGCAGGGGGGGCAGACCTTCGTGCAGGAACTGATCTCCGGCGCCGGCCTCGGCCCCTATGCGGTGCTGGCGCTGATGATGGTGCTGCTGGTGGCGCTGGGCATGTTCCTCGACTGGGTCGGCATCCTGCTGCTGGCCGTGCCGATCTTCGTGCCGCTGATCCAGGGGCTCTCCTTCGATGGCGTGTTCGGCCTGCCCGGGGTGGCTCCGGCGGATGTCTCGCTGTGGTTCGGCGTCATCTACCTGGTCAACATGCAGATGTCTTTCCTGAGCCCGCCCTTCGGCTATGCGCTGTTCTACATCAAGGGGGTGTGTCCGCCGCACATCACCATGGCGCAGATCTTCCGCTCGTCCTTTCCGTTCCTCGGCATCCAGGCGCTGGGGCTGCTGCTGGTCATCCTCTTCCCGGCCCTGGTCACCTGGTTGCCCAACCTGGCCTATGGCTAA
- a CDS encoding DUF294 nucleotidyltransferase-like domain-containing protein, producing the protein MDVELLDIRQHMVGNPPFDTLSDDLLDEVAAAVEVGYFRAGTMICEDGQPTKDLYYIRSGAVEVYRRNGELFNRFGEGDIFGYFDLLRNQRVRFPVKAIEDTLVYFIPDELFRRLCDEDEQFADFVEVGRPRLETTVDHQHHDNTMMTTRVRKLISRLPVMIEADATIQTAAATMCDENVSSVLVLSAEEEASSRTFVLGDGKQWRTLGILTDQDLRTRVLAAGLDAAMPVAEVVTRELIAIQSDESVHEAMLCMLRNNIHHLPVLHRRRPVGVLHLSDIIRYETNSSLYLVGNIYSQSSLKGLERLEADVRRSFVGLIEDGANSQMVGSALSTIGRSFTRRLIELAEEELGPPPVPYCFMVMGSMARNEQAIVTDQDNALVLDDSFDHERHDAYFLALAQRISDGLDACGYTYCKGDIMATNPRWRQPLRVWKQYFHDWIADPNPERLLHSSIFFDLDHVYGEEDFVEELQDLVADQASQSPRFLAAMARNALNRTPPLGFFRTFVMEKDGKQNNSINLKRRGTAPLVDLIRVHALACGSRAQNSFDRLDDIAKTQLLVGRSSERIRYALEFISMVRIRHQVIDIQEEREPDNNIEPENVSDTERHNLKDAFQVLSNAQKFLKFRYPLPS; encoded by the coding sequence ATGGACGTGGAACTGTTGGATATCCGCCAGCATATGGTGGGCAATCCGCCCTTCGATACGCTCAGCGATGACCTGCTCGATGAGGTGGCCGCGGCGGTCGAGGTCGGCTATTTCCGTGCCGGCACCATGATCTGCGAGGACGGCCAGCCGACCAAGGATCTGTACTACATCCGCAGCGGCGCCGTGGAGGTCTACCGGCGCAACGGAGAGTTGTTCAATCGCTTCGGCGAAGGCGACATCTTCGGCTACTTCGACCTGCTCAGGAATCAGCGGGTCCGCTTCCCGGTCAAGGCGATCGAGGACACTCTGGTCTATTTCATCCCCGACGAGCTGTTTCGTCGTCTCTGCGACGAGGACGAGCAGTTTGCCGACTTCGTCGAGGTGGGGCGCCCGCGACTAGAGACGACGGTGGACCATCAGCACCACGACAACACCATGATGACGACCCGGGTGCGCAAGCTGATCTCGCGTCTGCCGGTGATGATCGAGGCCGACGCCACCATTCAGACGGCCGCCGCCACCATGTGCGATGAGAACGTGTCCTCGGTGCTGGTACTGAGCGCCGAGGAAGAGGCCTCATCGCGCACCTTCGTGTTGGGCGACGGCAAGCAGTGGCGCACCCTGGGCATCCTGACCGACCAGGACCTGCGTACCCGAGTGCTGGCCGCCGGGCTCGATGCGGCCATGCCGGTCGCCGAGGTCGTGACGCGAGAGCTGATCGCCATCCAGTCCGACGAATCGGTGCATGAGGCGATGCTGTGCATGCTGCGCAACAATATTCATCACCTGCCGGTGCTGCATCGCCGCCGTCCGGTCGGGGTGCTGCACCTTTCCGACATCATCCGCTACGAGACCAACAGCAGCCTCTATCTGGTCGGCAACATCTACAGCCAGAGCAGCCTCAAGGGCCTGGAACGGCTGGAGGCCGACGTGCGACGCAGCTTCGTCGGCCTGATCGAGGACGGTGCCAACTCGCAGATGGTCGGCAGTGCCCTGTCCACCATCGGCCGCAGTTTCACTCGCCGGCTGATCGAGCTGGCCGAGGAAGAGCTGGGACCGCCGCCGGTGCCCTACTGCTTCATGGTGATGGGCTCGATGGCGCGCAACGAGCAGGCCATCGTCACCGACCAGGACAATGCCCTGGTGCTGGATGACAGCTTCGATCACGAGCGCCACGACGCCTATTTCCTGGCACTGGCGCAGCGGATCAGCGATGGCCTGGATGCCTGCGGCTATACCTACTGCAAGGGCGATATCATGGCCACCAACCCACGCTGGCGGCAGCCACTGCGGGTGTGGAAGCAGTACTTCCATGACTGGATCGCGGACCCCAATCCGGAGCGCCTGCTGCACAGCTCGATCTTCTTCGATCTGGATCACGTCTACGGCGAGGAGGACTTCGTCGAAGAGCTTCAGGACCTGGTCGCCGATCAGGCCTCGCAGAGCCCGCGGTTCCTGGCCGCCATGGCGCGCAATGCCCTCAATCGTACGCCGCCCCTGGGCTTCTTCCGCACCTTCGTGATGGAGAAGGACGGCAAGCAGAACAACTCGATCAACCTGAAGCGCCGCGGCACGGCGCCGCTGGTGGACCTGATCCGCGTGCATGCGCTGGCCTGCGGGTCACGGGCGCAGAATTCCTTCGACCGGCTCGATGACATCGCCAAGACGCAGCTGCTGGTCGGGCGTTCCAGCGAGCGGATCCGCTATGCCTTGGAATTCATCTCCATGGTGCGTATCCGTCATCAGGTCATCGATATCCAGGAGGAGCGGGAGCCGGACAACAACATCGAACCGGAAAACGTCTCCGACACCGAGCGTCATAACCTCAAGGATGCCTTCCAGGTGCTGAGTAACGCCCAGAAGTTCCTGAAGTTCCGTTATCCCCTGCCCTCCTAG
- a CDS encoding EAL domain-containing protein, which produces MARCARHDHACGRCDTPLPFDFTMAFQPIVDLEAGGIRAYEALVRGPQGESAGSVINQVTDRLMYRFDQACRVKAIELASHLGMREPLSINFLPNAVYEPEACIQATLEVCERVGWPIERINFEITETERVKDRQHLRSIIDAYRAMGFTTALDDFGTGYANLDLLTDLQPDTLKLDRELVRDCDRDRRRQAIVRGVIRLAAELEIQLVAEGIEREAEALWLRDQGIFLQQGFFFARPALEALHPQLAERLTPYRRTASHS; this is translated from the coding sequence ATGGCAAGATGCGCGAGACATGACCACGCCTGTGGCCGCTGCGACACGCCCCTCCCCTTCGACTTCACGATGGCCTTCCAGCCGATTGTCGACCTGGAGGCCGGGGGCATCCGCGCCTATGAGGCCCTGGTACGTGGTCCTCAGGGCGAGTCGGCGGGCAGCGTGATCAACCAGGTCACGGACAGGCTCATGTATCGCTTCGACCAGGCCTGCCGGGTCAAGGCCATCGAACTGGCCAGCCACCTGGGCATGCGTGAGCCGCTGTCGATCAACTTCCTGCCCAATGCCGTCTACGAGCCGGAGGCCTGCATTCAGGCGACCCTGGAGGTCTGCGAGCGGGTGGGCTGGCCCATCGAGCGCATCAACTTCGAGATCACCGAGACCGAACGGGTCAAGGATCGCCAGCACCTGCGCAGTATCATCGATGCCTATCGGGCGATGGGATTCACCACGGCGCTGGATGACTTCGGCACCGGCTATGCCAACCTCGATCTGCTCACCGACCTGCAGCCGGATACCCTCAAGCTCGATCGGGAACTGGTGCGCGACTGCGATCGGGATCGGCGCCGTCAGGCCATCGTGCGGGGGGTGATCAGATTGGCCGCCGAGCTCGAGATCCAGCTGGTGGCCGAGGGCATCGAGCGGGAGGCGGAGGCGTTATGGCTGCGCGATCAGGGTATATTCCTCCAGCAGGGCTTCTTCTTCGCCCGGCCCGCCCTGGAAGCCTTGCATCCACAACTCGCCGAGCGCCTGACGCCCTATCGCCGGACCGCCTCCCACTCCTGA
- a CDS encoding DUF4168 domain-containing protein, whose protein sequence is MQRLTALLTAALLSAGILSTPAMAQEDAAAEAAQAQAAAPATDFSDETLQQFADASQEIASVSREYTERLQGAEDEAAKQKIRMEANEEMVTIVEDSGLEVSTFNAIGQAIQQDPALMQRVQAMVQQPAE, encoded by the coding sequence ATGCAACGCCTGACTGCCCTGCTGACGGCCGCGCTGCTGAGCGCCGGTATCCTGTCCACTCCTGCCATGGCGCAGGAAGACGCCGCCGCCGAGGCGGCACAAGCCCAGGCCGCCGCACCGGCTACCGATTTCTCCGATGAGACGCTTCAGCAGTTCGCCGATGCCTCCCAGGAAATTGCCAGCGTGTCTCGCGAGTACACCGAGCGTCTGCAGGGTGCCGAGGACGAGGCCGCCAAGCAGAAGATCCGCATGGAGGCCAATGAGGAGATGGTCACCATCGTCGAGGACAGCGGTCTCGAGGTCAGCACCTTCAACGCCATCGGTCAGGCCATCCAGCAGGACCCGGCGCTGATGCAGCGGGTTCAGGCCATGGTCCAGCAGCCGGCCGAGTGA
- a CDS encoding sensor domain-containing diguanylate cyclase: protein MTERDDLKAWGERLGERRNDTEQVIEAAPLGIAMIDRNGYYERVNPALCALYGYRREELEGSHLTRLCEPADHARIIAQHRALFESDDPLQLSDERRIIHQSGARLTVLVNAVRLESENGRPYKVSFVLDITERKRMEEELEAMNGRLTYLATHDDLSGLYNRRAGLDRLGQECHRSDRYGTPLSLAILDLDHFKAVNDRYGHATGDQVLREVSASFAEWLRDSDIPVRLGGEEFLLIMPGIDPHGARHAVERLQERLAQRLLTPKRLSITFSAGLAAYRAQPQQALMEEADRALFVAKSAGRNRVETA, encoded by the coding sequence ATGACCGAGCGTGATGATCTCAAGGCCTGGGGCGAGCGACTGGGCGAGCGACGTAACGACACCGAGCAGGTGATCGAGGCCGCCCCCCTGGGCATCGCCATGATCGACCGTAATGGCTATTACGAGCGGGTCAATCCGGCCCTGTGCGCGCTCTATGGCTATCGCCGCGAGGAACTCGAGGGCAGTCACCTGACGCGGCTGTGCGAGCCCGCCGACCATGCCAGGATCATCGCCCAGCACCGGGCGCTGTTCGAGAGCGATGACCCGCTGCAACTCAGCGACGAGCGACGCATCATCCACCAGAGCGGTGCGCGTCTCACCGTACTGGTCAACGCGGTGCGCCTCGAGAGTGAGAACGGCCGGCCGTACAAGGTCAGCTTCGTGCTCGATATCACCGAGCGCAAGCGCATGGAGGAGGAGCTTGAGGCCATGAACGGGCGGCTGACCTATCTAGCCACCCATGATGACCTCAGCGGCCTCTACAACCGCCGCGCCGGCCTGGACCGGCTCGGCCAGGAGTGCCACCGCAGCGATCGCTATGGCACGCCACTGTCGCTCGCGATCCTCGACCTGGATCACTTCAAGGCGGTCAACGACCGCTATGGCCATGCCACCGGTGATCAGGTCCTGCGCGAGGTCAGCGCCTCCTTCGCTGAATGGCTGCGCGATAGCGACATTCCGGTGCGGCTGGGCGGCGAAGAGTTCCTGCTGATCATGCCGGGTATCGATCCGCATGGCGCCCGGCACGCCGTCGAACGCCTGCAGGAACGGCTGGCCCAGCGCCTCCTCACCCCCAAGCGCCTGAGCATCACCTTCTCGGCCGGCCTCGCCGCCTACCGGGCACAGCCCCAACAGGCCCTGATGGAAGAAGCCGACAGGGCTCTGTTTGTCGCCAAGTCGGCGGGGCGCAACCGGGTCGAGACAGCCTGA